One Sphaeramia orbicularis chromosome 21, fSphaOr1.1, whole genome shotgun sequence DNA window includes the following coding sequences:
- the rgcc gene encoding regulator of cell cycle RGCC has product MKSPKLKAQAKFVSEEDLNDVLCEFDAVIEDFTSPVEKRHFRYDEHLKTMKRRSSASVSDSGISDSESAESLNRNSFSFSDERLNSPTVLSPNPTSPSLMSPKPKLGDTKELEDFIADLDRTLETM; this is encoded by the exons ATGAAGTCTCCAAAGCTTAAAGCTCAAG CAAAATTTGTCAGCGAGGAGGATCTCAACGACGTCCTGTGTGAGTTCGACGCTGTGATCGAAGACTTCACGTCACCAGTGGAAAAGCGACACTTCAGGTACGACGAACACCTGAAGACTATGAagaggaggagcagcgccagtgtCAGTGACAGCGGCATCAGCGACTCAGAAA GTGCAGAATCGCTCAACAGGAACAGCTTCAGCTTCAGTGATGAGAGGCTCAACTCCCCCACTGTGCTCTCCCCTAACCCCACTTCACCCTCTCTTATGTCACCCAAAC CCAAACTGGGCGACACCAAAGAACTGGAAGACTTCATCGCTGACCTTGACAGGACATTAGAGA CTATGTGA